Proteins encoded by one window of Bactrocera oleae isolate idBacOlea1 chromosome 4, idBacOlea1, whole genome shotgun sequence:
- the LOC106620491 gene encoding salivary glue protein Sgs-3, which translates to MARMLFILCGALLLNFALTQDFEPDPLEPEIIETTTLKANTEPPTTTSVPITDAPTTTTIITTTKETPIYTTPPITTDGFPTTTIAVTEETITPITTTAASPPPTTPREEPIPTSVTNIDYTTTTTTTTTTAKPLPFIPTTAKPFPFIPSTTTPITPVITTRQTGYPPYRPVKPWNPYTPPTQPPKPTYPQSRCYYRSQRSSPHLQWKCGYWQYVTHEHCYRCCLYTDVSYAGCNEVNRYYCTQTQQQKFKNTNAYSNYWLYY; encoded by the exons ATG GCGAGAATGTTGTTCATATTGTGCGGGGCTTTGCTTTTGAATTTCGCCTTGACGCAAGATTTCGAACCAGATCCATTGGAGCCGGAGATAATAGAAACGACTACGTTAAAGGCAAACACTGAGCCACCCACAACAACTAGTGTGCCCATCACAGatgcaccaacaacaacaacaataataacaacaacaaaagaaacacCCATCTACACTACGCCCCCGATAACAACGGATGGTTTTCCCACTACCACCATTGCTGTAACAGAGGAGACCATAacgccaataacaacaacagcagcaagccCTCCGCCTACCACGCCAAGAGAAGAGCCAATACCAACGTCTGTAACGAATATTGATTACACAACAACCACTACCACCACAACCACCACTGCTAAACCGTTGCCCTTTATTCCAACAACTGCTAAACCTTTCCCCTTTATTCCATCGACCACTACCCCCATAACACCAGTGATCACGACCAGACAGACAGGTTATCCGCCGTATCGTCCAGTAAAACCATGGAATCCATATACGCCACCCACTCAACCGCCAAAACCCACCTATCCACAAAGTCGCTGCTATTACCGCTCGCAACGTAGTTCACCGCATCTGCAATGGAAATGTGGCT ATTGGCAATATGTAACGCATGAGCATTGCTATCGTTGTTGCCTCTACACCGATGTCAGCTATGCCGGTTGCAACGAAGTCAATCGCTATTACTGCACacaaacgcaacaacaaaaattcaaaaatacgaATGCATACAGCAATTATTGGCTGTACTACTAA
- the Smyd4-3 gene encoding SET and MYND domain-containing protein 4, whose protein sequence is MTLVEKTGFFPEYYLNLKNSQSDVFDVQIGKIAACRNDYERLIFVEQFPGIREHDGQLQVKREFAGKNVDTAAQLKEKGNQAFKAKNWFEAMLFYTKSYMALPEDKVSERAIILANRSATLFHMEKYDETLIDVQRSIDLGYPKDLIYKLYERQARCYMVKKAYNSTIASFKKCITALDDAKVPSDRRSKLSLDAMTMIKMLERDPLTAKQAAKQQKFGEAKLTMAIPDEKEFLSDNVRFDQNPSEGRFARAATDITVGEEILVEKPFVAVLLEKFSKTHCDNCFIRTAIPVACPKCADVLYCSEECLSKASSTYHKYECGLLPTIWRSGASVNCHMALRILANKPLEYYLKIKDDIEKDLPLDEILKLPSDDYRRVSHLERHEKSRPPSNIFQHTLMARFLTKCLAEAGYFGETPKSEDLITIGGIILRSLQFIQFNTHEVAELHAKKADGNEKTVFIGGGLYPTLALFNHSCDPGVVRYHRGTTIHVNTIRPIEAGLQIAENYGPIYTQQGREKRQAQLKELYWFDCTCDPCLENWPTFEHMPTDIIRFRCDGPKQCRAIIEVPATCNDFMIKCVTCGESTNILKGLKVMQDTELMTRTAKRLYEAGDYSKSLNKFIDLLKIMYEVLAPPFPDFCQCQQHAKDCFLHLGNFYNLN, encoded by the exons ATGACTTTGGTTGAGAAAACCGGCTTTTTCCCTGAATACTATCTTAACCTGAAAAACTCGCAATCGGACGTTTTTGATGTGCAGATTGGTAAGATAGCTGCATGTCGCAACGATTACGAGCGGCTAATATTTGTCGAACAATTTCCCGGTATACGTGAGCATGATGGGCAACTGCAAGTTAAAAGAGAGTTCGCTGGTAAAAATGTCGACACTGCAGCTCAACTCAAGGAGAAGGGTAATCAGGCATTCAAAGCTAAAAATTGGTTTGAGGCGATGCTTTTCTATACAAAAAGTTATATGGCCTTGCCAGAGGACAAAG TGAGTGAACGTGCCATCATCTTGGCTAATCGCTCTGCCACTCTTTTTCACATGGAGAAATATGATGAGACTCTGATTGATGTTCAGCGCTCCATCGATTTGGGTTATCCAAAGGATCTCATCTACAAGCTGTACGAGCGTCAGGCGCGTTGCTATATGGTAAAGAAAGCCTACAACAGTACTATAGCTTCTTTCAA AAAATGCATTACTGCTTTGGATGATGCCAAAGTGCCTTCGGATAGACGCAGCAAACTGAGCTTGGATGCTATGACTATGATAAAAATGCTGGAAAGAGATCCGTTAACCGCTAAGCAAGCGGCTAAGCAGCAGAAGTTCGGTGAAGCTAAATTGACAATGGCGATACCCGATGAGAAGGAGTTTCTCAGCGACAATGTGCGCTTCGATCAGAATCCCTCAGAGGGTCGTTTTGCGCGTGCCGCTACTGATATTACTGTGGGTGAGGAGATATTGGTGGAAAAACCATTTGTGGCGGTGCTATTGGAGAAATTCTCCAAAACACATTGCGATAATTGTTTTATTAG AACCGCCATACCAGTCGCTTGTCCAAAGTGTGCTGATGTGCTCTACTGCTCCGAGGAATGTTTATCCAAAGCCAGTTCCACTTATCATAAATACGAATGCGGTCTCTTGCCTACAATTTGGCGTTCCGGCGCCTCAGTTAATTGTCATATGGCTTTGCGTATTCTTGCCAATAAGCCTTTGgaatattacttaaaaattaaagatgATATCGAAAAGGATTTACCTCTGGATGAAATACTGAA ACTACCTTCCGACGACTATAGACGCGTCTCACATCTGGAACGTCACGAAAAATCGAGACCACCATCCAATATTTTCCAGCATACACTAATGGCACGCTTTCTAACCAAGTGTCTCGCAGAAGCTGGCTACTTTGGTGAAACACCTAAATCTGAAGATCTGATCACTATTGGCGGCATAATATTGCGCAGTTTGCAATTCATACAATTCAACACACACGAAGTGGCCGAATTGCATGCAAAGAAGGCTGATGGCAATGAGAAGACGGTCTTCATTGGTGGTGGATTATATCCGACTTTGGCGCTCTTCAATCACTCTTGTGACCCTGGTGTTGTGAG ATACCATCGCGGCACTACCATACATGTGAACACCATACGGCCCATCGAGGCGGGTCTGCAAATCGCTGAAAATTATGGTCCCATTTATACGCAGCAAGGGCGCGAAAAGCGTCAGGCACAACTTAAAGAGCTGTACTGGTTTGATTGCACCTGTGATCCGTGTCTGGAAAATTGGCCCACCTTCGAACACATGCCGACCGATATCATACGTTTCCGCTGCGACGGGCCGAAACAGTGTCGGGCAATAATTGAGGTGCCGGCAACGTGCAATGATTTCATGATTAAATGCGTGACTTGCGGCGAGAGCACTAACATTTTGAAGGGCCTCAAAGTGATGCAG gatACCGAATTGATGACACGCACCGCCAAGCGTCTCTACGAAGCCGGCGACTACTCAAAGTCGCTGAATAAATTCATTGACTTACTAAAGATTATGTATGAGGTGTTGGCACCGCCCTTCCCCGATTTTTGCCAGTGTCAACAGCATGCAAAGGACTGCTTCCTGCACTTGGGTAATTTCTATAATCTCAATTAA
- the Dnaaf4 gene encoding dynein axonemal assembly factor 4, producing the protein MVQVTQTEEDIKIIIELNRLITRKPDVILLPQYIKFNNPPIFFERHLVHEIDEVTSFCRIFKNEARIVLVKKQKGIWPEVFQKLSKDELKQKRLEISDLIVERNKERDKLVVERFEQKRRTEIDKEVKRETAMRERVKQFQENARREALMVGVRKETHSKSQATPQMSTPSATINNTNITGQRIGTPVVRPWARMRSGGKINVSFSKFTWSTPKRESQEGIPRPFAIHDMQTSNELQESQEQCNVNDLNQQIERERQFDIV; encoded by the coding sequence ATGGTGCAAGTAACACAAACCGAAGAAGATATCAAAATAATTATCGAATTGAATCGGCTCATAACGCGCAAACCGGATGTGATCCTATTGCCACAATATATCAAATTCAATAATCCACCAATATTTTTCGAACGCCATCTGGTGCACGAGATCGACGAGGTAACCAGTTTTTGTCGCATTTTCAAGAATGAAGCGCGTATTGTGCTCGTTAAAAAGCAGAAAGGCATCTGGCCAGAAGTTTTTCAAAAGCTCTCCAAAGACGAATTGAAGCAAAAACGTTTAGAAATTTCCGATTTAATTGTAGAGCGTAATAAAGAGCGTGATAAGCTAGTTGTTGAGCGGTTTGAGCAAAAGCGGCGTACGGAAATCGACAAAGAGGTAAAACGCGAAACGGCAATGAGAGAGCGCGTCAAGCAGTTTCAGGAGAATGCGCGTCGTGAAGCGTTAATGGTAGGTGTTCGTAAGGAAACACACTCGAAATCACAGGCAACACCTCAAATGTCAACACCGTCGGCAACCATCAACAACACCAACATAACGGGACAGCGTATTGGCACGCCAGTGGTGCGACCCTGGGCAAGAATGCGAAGTGGTGGCAAAATAAACGTAAGCTTTTCCAAATTTACATGGAGCACACCGAAACGAGAGTCACAGGAGGGCATACCCCGACCATTCGCCATACACGACATGCAAACTAGTAACGAGCTGCAGGAGAGTCAAGAACAGTGCAATGTGAATGACTTGAATCAACAGATTGAACGCGAAAGACAATTTGATATAGTGTAG
- the LOC106620489 gene encoding uncharacterized protein — protein MLIFSKTSFLLFLVAIKLGCAESKFKMTNVKCYSPDESFAKFKTCRLKAVRRNTNELSIYVKLLQVPINNVKIFLQLKKRNDYRSRPIYEYNIDGCAFLRNKRRNPLADIFYNFLGLKSHSNANHSCPYDHDIILDRFFIDDKLSSFIPLPLGSYEIQTRWETDGVKRADVDFVIESYD, from the exons ATGTTGATATTTTCGAAAACAAGTTTCTTGCTGTTTCTTGTTGCAATTAAACTTGGGTGTGCAGAAAGT aaatttAAAATGACAAATGTAAAATGTTATTCGCCGGACGAATCGTTTGCCAAATTCAAAACGTGTCGCCTGAAAGCCGTAAGACGAAACACCAATGAGTTATCGATTTACGTGAAGTTGCTGCAAGTGCCTATCAATAATGTGAAG atatttttacaaCTGAAGAAGCGAAATGACTATCGCAGTCGTCCGATTTATGAGTATAACATTGACGGTTGCGCTTTCCTTCGCAACAAACGTCGCAATCCGTTGGCTgatattttctacaattttttggGTCTTAAAAGTCACAGTAATGCAAATCACTCTTGTCCTTATGAT CACGATATTATTTTAGATCGATTTTTTATCGATGATAAATTGTCCAGTTTTATACCATTGCCCCTTGGATCTTATGAAATACAAACCCGTTGGGAAACTGATGGTGTAAAGCGAGCTGATGTAGATTTTGTAATTGAGTCATAcgactaa